One window of Cohnella hashimotonis genomic DNA carries:
- a CDS encoding sulfatase family protein produces the protein MSRKPNILLITSDQQHWNTIGARNPEISTPNLDRLVREGTTFDRAYCPNPTCTPSRASILTGMYPSQHGAWTLGTKLMEDRHTVGEDFAEAGYRTALIGKAHFQPLMSTPEYESLEAYPLLQDLDYWHNFDKRFYGFDHVELARNHTNEAHVGQHYALWMEEQGCANWRDYFLAPTGTMDPAATYKWPIPEKYHYNTWIAERTNAMMETFKNSDEPFFLWASFFDPHPEYLAPEPWDTMYDPDKLTIPALVPGEHDRNPPHFGLTQEADPDFSHLVETGYGIHGYRSHLYYEYGSKFKMTAYDKKKLVAVYYGMISMMDKYIGKILDRLDELGLAEDTLVVFTTDHGHFFGQHGLQAKGGFHYEDLIKLPFVVRYPGRVPAGRRSDAIQSLVDLAPTFLSFCGIPIPHAMTGVDQKETWLGNRSSARDHAICEFRHEPTTIHQKTYVDERYKITVYYNQTYGEIFDLQEDPGELRNLWDEPAAERLKTELLLKYIWAELGKEPMPMPRIHHA, from the coding sequence TTGTCGAGAAAACCTAACATTTTGCTAATTACAAGCGATCAGCAGCACTGGAATACCATCGGCGCTCGCAATCCCGAAATATCGACGCCCAACCTGGACCGTCTCGTTCGGGAGGGCACGACGTTCGACAGAGCCTATTGCCCGAATCCGACCTGCACCCCAAGCAGGGCATCGATTCTAACCGGCATGTATCCAAGCCAGCACGGCGCCTGGACGCTCGGCACGAAGCTAATGGAGGACAGGCACACCGTAGGCGAGGACTTCGCGGAAGCAGGATATCGAACCGCTTTGATCGGCAAAGCGCATTTCCAACCGCTGATGTCGACCCCCGAATACGAATCGCTCGAAGCTTATCCGCTTCTCCAGGACCTGGATTATTGGCATAATTTCGACAAACGGTTCTACGGCTTCGACCACGTCGAGCTGGCTCGCAACCATACGAACGAAGCCCATGTCGGACAGCATTATGCGCTGTGGATGGAGGAGCAAGGCTGCGCGAACTGGCGGGATTACTTCCTGGCGCCGACCGGCACGATGGACCCCGCGGCGACGTACAAATGGCCGATTCCGGAAAAATATCATTACAATACATGGATCGCAGAGCGGACCAACGCGATGATGGAAACATTTAAAAATTCCGACGAACCTTTCTTCCTCTGGGCCAGCTTCTTTGATCCGCATCCCGAATATTTGGCGCCGGAACCCTGGGATACGATGTACGACCCGGACAAGCTGACGATACCTGCACTTGTTCCGGGAGAGCACGACCGCAATCCGCCGCACTTCGGACTCACCCAAGAGGCGGATCCCGACTTTTCGCACCTTGTCGAGACCGGATACGGCATCCATGGCTATCGTTCGCATCTTTATTACGAGTACGGCTCGAAGTTCAAAATGACGGCGTACGACAAAAAAAAGCTGGTCGCCGTTTACTATGGCATGATCAGCATGATGGACAAGTATATCGGCAAAATTCTCGACCGGCTGGACGAGCTCGGGTTGGCCGAGGACACCCTTGTCGTTTTTACGACGGATCACGGCCATTTTTTCGGTCAGCACGGGCTTCAGGCGAAAGGCGGGTTTCATTACGAAGACCTGATCAAGCTCCCCTTCGTCGTCCGTTATCCAGGACGTGTACCCGCAGGGCGCAGGTCAGACGCCATTCAATCCTTGGTCGATCTCGCGCCGACCTTCTTGTCTTTCTGCGGCATTCCGATCCCGCATGCCATGACGGGCGTCGATCAAAAAGAGACATGGCTCGGCAACCGCTCCAGCGCGCGGGATCACGCGATCTGCGAGTTCCGCCACGAACCGACGACGATCCACCAAAAAACGTACGTGGACGAGCGGTACAAAATTACCGTTTACTACAATCAAACCTACGGCGAGATTTTCGACTTGCAAGAGGATCCGGGCGAGCTGCGCAATCTGTGGGACGAGCCGGCAGCCGA
- a CDS encoding helix-turn-helix domain-containing protein: MMQEYEYEYAQFIYYTPGRLDKQSQLWPVRAGRSIAKPSYEVGPKRIECHSLHFVYEGKVRIEWAGKWAELHKGDLFCLFPGRTYHYRQLPSEAPLRMNWLALDGARVGSLLELAGVTPDRPFRKKAVTSSVKASAERVIDALSAAERRKPAAALALQGIVCELFAGLILDAAPIDAKEHVGWIRECLDFIELHATEGISVQQVASFAGVHRSYFSDVFAEQVGMPPMKYIQKIRMEKAISLLTETDATITEVALSLGYPNLYTFTRAFKVYYKVPPLSVRSTRSAPSVQG, encoded by the coding sequence ATGATGCAGGAGTACGAATACGAGTATGCCCAGTTCATTTACTATACGCCCGGCCGTCTGGACAAACAGAGTCAGCTCTGGCCGGTCCGGGCGGGACGCAGCATCGCCAAGCCTTCATACGAGGTCGGACCGAAGCGGATCGAGTGCCACAGCCTTCATTTTGTATACGAGGGCAAAGTGAGGATCGAGTGGGCGGGGAAATGGGCGGAGCTGCACAAAGGCGATCTGTTCTGCTTGTTCCCCGGACGAACGTACCATTACCGTCAGCTTCCGTCCGAAGCGCCGCTTCGAATGAACTGGCTGGCGCTCGACGGCGCGAGAGTAGGGTCGCTGCTCGAACTGGCTGGGGTGACGCCGGATCGTCCCTTTCGGAAAAAGGCGGTCACGTCAAGCGTTAAGGCATCGGCCGAGCGCGTCATCGATGCGCTCTCCGCAGCCGAACGCCGGAAGCCGGCCGCGGCGTTGGCGCTGCAAGGCATAGTCTGCGAGCTGTTCGCCGGTCTGATCTTGGATGCGGCGCCGATCGATGCCAAGGAGCATGTCGGATGGATTCGCGAATGCCTGGATTTTATCGAGCTTCACGCGACGGAAGGCATCTCCGTGCAGCAGGTGGCGTCATTCGCGGGCGTGCACCGCTCGTACTTTTCCGACGTGTTCGCCGAACAAGTCGGCATGCCGCCGATGAAGTACATTCAGAAGATTCGAATGGAAAAGGCCATAAGTCTGCTGACCGAAACGGACGCGACGATTACGGAAGTCGCACTGTCTCTGGGCTACCCAAATTTGTACACGTTTACAAGAGCGTTCAAAGTCTATTACAAAGTCCCTCCTTTATCCGTTCGATCGACGAGAAGCGCACCTTCCGTGCAAGGATGA
- a CDS encoding sensor histidine kinase, protein MKLAAFRRRISPRLNMQGKIFIAFALVTLLSIVSVTGIVYVNMRDTIKQNAVTSVLDSIRQADESLNIMLQEIDRLNTVVVSNKYAVIDTIMSPSEEISYEWFQEQKLITGFLSGLIDYKPYISRIAVVGLNGKVFFSGSPWIDRTFLETPTMDFILRNGSRHAYFKPVGTADAITVGREIRYNREAIGVVMVDLNYDFIKKTYAVKPTADSLLYVLDEQDEFVYATESAPSSAPSNETLVSVKQRFAGAGDAAEMKIDGRSYIVVRRQSAYTGWTTLALIPMDSLLSESTRIRNLMIEVSLIVFAVVLIGSLQMSSRTTIDIRRLKSMMTRVKDGNLSFPKTEIRTKDEIGELYHVFINMVEELKRLMEDIRNSEKKKREAELTALQAQIRPHFLYNSLNTIKYLAKLNGVPNIEEASGALIELMRGVLGNANEFLSVREELNYVASYVALEKYKFMEPIKLQTQIEDDELLACPVLKLMIQPLVENAIVHGVGPSGGVVLIRVFAEQGDLKIEVTDNGKGMTQERMDMLLGEPDASEQPSRFSGMGVRNVHERINRMYGEPYGVKLYSEPGLYTTAEVRFPLLGQTDQSWKEER, encoded by the coding sequence ATGAAGCTGGCGGCTTTTCGAAGGCGGATTTCGCCCAGATTGAACATGCAAGGGAAGATTTTTATCGCATTTGCCCTGGTTACGCTGCTGTCCATCGTATCCGTGACGGGCATCGTTTACGTGAACATGCGCGATACGATCAAGCAAAATGCGGTCACCTCGGTGCTGGACAGCATCCGTCAGGCGGATGAATCGCTCAATATTATGCTGCAGGAAATCGACCGGCTGAACACGGTCGTCGTGTCCAACAAATACGCCGTCATCGACACGATCATGAGCCCGAGCGAGGAGATCAGCTATGAATGGTTTCAGGAGCAGAAGCTGATCACCGGTTTTCTCTCGGGGCTTATCGATTATAAGCCCTATATTTCGCGAATCGCCGTCGTTGGGCTGAACGGGAAGGTGTTTTTTTCCGGCAGTCCTTGGATCGACCGTACGTTCCTGGAGACGCCGACGATGGACTTTATTCTGCGCAACGGCTCGCGTCATGCTTATTTTAAGCCGGTGGGGACGGCTGACGCCATTACGGTCGGGCGCGAGATCCGATATAATCGCGAGGCGATCGGGGTCGTGATGGTGGATCTGAATTATGATTTTATCAAAAAAACGTATGCGGTAAAGCCGACTGCGGACAGTCTGCTGTACGTCCTGGACGAGCAGGACGAATTCGTCTACGCGACCGAGTCTGCGCCTTCCTCCGCGCCATCGAACGAAACCTTGGTCAGCGTCAAGCAGCGATTCGCCGGTGCGGGAGATGCTGCCGAAATGAAAATCGACGGAAGATCTTACATCGTCGTCCGCCGTCAATCCGCATATACGGGATGGACGACGCTGGCGCTGATCCCGATGGACTCGCTGCTCAGCGAATCCACGAGAATCCGCAATCTGATGATCGAAGTATCGCTCATCGTATTTGCCGTCGTCCTGATTGGCTCGCTTCAGATGTCCTCCCGCACGACCATCGACATCAGGAGGCTGAAGTCGATGATGACCCGGGTCAAAGACGGCAATCTATCCTTTCCCAAAACCGAGATCAGAACCAAGGACGAGATCGGCGAACTCTACCATGTCTTTATCAACATGGTGGAGGAGCTGAAGCGGCTGATGGAAGATATCCGGAACAGCGAGAAAAAGAAGCGCGAAGCGGAATTGACCGCGCTGCAGGCGCAAATCAGGCCCCATTTTCTCTACAATTCGCTCAATACGATCAAATACCTGGCCAAGCTCAACGGGGTGCCCAACATTGAAGAGGCGTCGGGCGCGTTGATCGAGCTGATGCGGGGCGTATTGGGCAACGCCAATGAATTTCTCTCGGTACGGGAGGAATTGAACTATGTGGCCAGCTACGTCGCGCTCGAAAAATACAAGTTCATGGAGCCGATCAAGCTGCAAACGCAAATCGAGGACGACGAATTGCTGGCGTGCCCGGTACTCAAGCTGATGATCCAGCCGCTGGTGGAAAATGCGATCGTTCATGGCGTCGGTCCGTCCGGAGGCGTCGTGCTCATTCGCGTCTTTGCGGAACAGGGAGACCTCAAGATCGAAGTGACCGACAACGGCAAAGGCATGACGCAGGAACGCATGGATATGCTCCTGGGAGAGCCGGACGCCTCGGAGCAGCCGTCCCGCTTCTCCGGCATGGGCGTGCGCAACGTGCATGAGCGGATCAATCGGATGTACGGCGAGCCGTACGGCGTGAAGCTATACAGCGAGCCGGGTCTGTACACGACGGCGGAAGTTCGTTTCCCCTTGCTCGGACAGACGGATCAATCATGGAAAGAGGAGCGTTGA